A genomic segment from Leptospira kirschneri serovar Cynopteri str. 3522 CT encodes:
- a CDS encoding DUF86 domain-containing protein: protein MKSDLDYIKHIYGEILFLKEEFNKTNKDLFLINNVLKRAFVRSIKIIGEASNKLSDSFKKKYPDPE, encoded by the coding sequence TTGAAGTCTGATTTAGATTATATTAAACATATTTACGGAGAAATACTTTTCTTAAAAGAAGAGTTTAATAAAACAAATAAAGACTTATTTTTAATTAACAACGTACTTAAACGAGCCTTTGTTAGAAGTATTAAAATTATCGGGGAAGCTTCGAATAAACTTTCTGATTCTTTTAAAAAGAAATATCCTGATCCCGAGTAG
- a CDS encoding guanylate kinase: MNSPKLFVLSSVAGGGKSTLIQKIREKHPEILFSVSCTTRAPRPGDKEGITYFFLTKEEFEKGISESAFLEWALVHDQYYGTPLKFIEEAFQKGSSVIMDIDVQGAKIVKEKLPDKIVTIFILPPNEKEWEKRLRGRGTDSEESILKRIRNGKLELERQNEFDYKIVNDNLDRALTKLENIILKSESKSTTEK; the protein is encoded by the coding sequence CTGAACTCTCCTAAACTTTTTGTTCTCTCTTCGGTTGCAGGCGGAGGGAAATCTACACTCATTCAAAAAATCAGGGAGAAACATCCTGAGATTCTTTTTTCAGTTTCTTGTACAACTCGCGCTCCTCGTCCAGGAGACAAAGAGGGCATAACGTATTTCTTTTTAACTAAAGAAGAATTTGAGAAAGGAATTTCTGAGTCTGCATTTTTAGAATGGGCTCTTGTTCACGATCAGTATTACGGAACTCCTTTGAAATTTATAGAAGAGGCTTTTCAAAAAGGTTCTTCCGTGATTATGGATATAGACGTTCAGGGAGCAAAGATCGTCAAAGAAAAACTTCCCGATAAAATCGTGACCATTTTTATTCTTCCTCCAAATGAAAAAGAATGGGAAAAACGTCTTAGAGGCAGGGGAACTGATTCCGAAGAAAGTATCTTAAAAAGAATCCGAAACGGTAAGTTAGAATTGGAACGCCAAAACGAATTTGATTATAAAATTGTAAACGACAATTTAGATCGTGCTCTGACTAAGTTGGAGAATATTATTTTAAAGAGTGAGAGTAAATCTACGACTGAAAAATAA
- a CDS encoding extracellular matrix/biofilm biosynthesis regulator RemA family protein: protein MSQFSVLNVGFGNIVLVSKIVSIIHSDSASAKRIRNEAKSNNSLIDATQGKKTRSIIVTNSNHLILSNLRVESLTKRIESRDNSIASEEEDLD, encoded by the coding sequence ATGTCCCAGTTTAGCGTACTCAACGTAGGATTCGGGAATATCGTTCTGGTTTCTAAGATCGTAAGTATCATTCATTCGGATTCTGCATCCGCTAAAAGAATTCGAAACGAAGCGAAGAGTAACAACAGCCTAATTGATGCGACTCAGGGTAAAAAAACCCGTTCGATTATAGTGACGAACAGCAATCATCTTATTCTTTCCAATCTAAGAGTTGAATCTCTGACTAAAAGAATTGAATCCAGAGATAATTCGATCGCTTCCGAAGAGGAAGATTTAGACTGA
- a CDS encoding FapA family protein, translating to MGSLIPFLQDQSKELDRIQNEQVEVYGDTLENSLRLAAKHLKKQVHELDYVVLKRGKKKLFGHEPWHIRVSILPEDNFLDELTELDQKLTGGSGKLVSKDLKDLIQPKDKNGKVLVQILRNGVYLTTFAPLGDGLPVDLDEVFKKLSLKGVSGEDGKLVRKIVKEAKGEPILISQQKPRPGMEAKLLLDISADKMKAKVTILPPRPGGRDFEVKDVVNHLKNAGVKYGFKEEEIQRKLEEEFYNQPFIGAEGDYPINGKNAQIIYHVRTSKNISFREDESGRVDFKDLDLIENVVVGQLLAEKIPAEKGKYGRTLFNELLPAKDGADTDLKQGKGTILSEDRSKLTAEVNGQVVYATGRLSVETVYRVNGDVGIKTGNVTFLGSIVITGNVEDNYSVKAAGNIEIYGTVQKARVEADGDIIIRQGISGREEAHVESTGGNVIAKFIQSATVITEKDVMVQEGVLHSFVSAGGKILCNGKRGQIVGGTVRASELIAARSIGSSANPATELVVGIDPKVLKQIADYEAKMHESQAKHEQVFKSLKTLQARKESDPASFTEEHENQLSKMQKAVDKLDSRIKEFETEINNLKNYMEEKSSHGKISIEKVLYGGVTMRIRNSDFKTRNEIKNKTFVEENGMIRQVPYEDPEPDKKDWRKKRNRGN from the coding sequence ATGGGTTCTCTAATACCATTCTTACAAGACCAAAGCAAGGAACTGGATCGTATCCAGAACGAACAGGTAGAAGTTTACGGAGATACTCTGGAAAACTCACTACGTCTCGCCGCAAAACATCTTAAAAAACAAGTACATGAACTAGACTATGTAGTTCTAAAACGTGGAAAGAAAAAACTTTTCGGCCACGAACCTTGGCACATTCGTGTTTCGATTCTTCCGGAAGATAACTTTTTGGATGAGTTGACCGAACTAGATCAAAAACTTACTGGTGGTTCGGGTAAACTCGTTTCTAAAGATCTCAAAGATCTGATTCAGCCCAAGGACAAAAACGGAAAAGTTCTAGTTCAAATTCTTCGAAACGGAGTATATCTTACCACTTTTGCGCCGTTAGGTGACGGCCTTCCCGTGGATCTGGACGAGGTTTTTAAAAAACTTTCTCTAAAAGGTGTTTCCGGAGAGGACGGTAAGTTGGTCCGCAAAATCGTAAAGGAAGCAAAAGGAGAGCCTATTCTTATCTCTCAACAAAAACCTAGACCAGGAATGGAAGCAAAACTACTCTTAGACATTTCTGCTGATAAGATGAAAGCGAAAGTCACGATTCTTCCTCCTAGACCCGGTGGAAGGGATTTTGAAGTTAAAGACGTAGTTAATCATCTCAAAAACGCTGGAGTAAAATACGGTTTTAAAGAAGAGGAAATCCAAAGAAAGCTGGAAGAGGAATTTTACAATCAACCTTTTATCGGTGCGGAAGGGGATTATCCAATCAACGGCAAAAATGCTCAGATCATCTATCACGTTCGAACCTCTAAAAATATTTCTTTCCGCGAAGACGAATCCGGAAGGGTAGACTTCAAAGATTTGGATTTGATCGAAAACGTAGTAGTGGGTCAGTTACTCGCCGAAAAAATTCCTGCGGAAAAAGGAAAATACGGCCGTACTCTTTTTAACGAACTTCTTCCTGCAAAAGACGGAGCAGATACGGACTTAAAACAAGGAAAGGGAACGATTCTTTCTGAAGATAGAAGTAAGTTAACTGCGGAAGTAAACGGCCAGGTTGTTTATGCGACTGGAAGACTTTCGGTAGAAACCGTTTATAGAGTTAACGGAGACGTAGGAATCAAAACGGGTAACGTTACCTTCCTAGGTTCGATTGTGATTACGGGTAACGTGGAGGATAATTACTCCGTCAAAGCCGCTGGTAATATCGAAATCTATGGAACTGTTCAAAAGGCTAGAGTGGAAGCGGATGGAGACATCATCATTCGCCAAGGAATTTCCGGAAGAGAAGAAGCTCATGTAGAATCCACAGGCGGAAACGTGATCGCTAAATTCATACAGAGCGCCACTGTGATCACCGAAAAGGATGTTATGGTTCAAGAGGGAGTTTTACATTCTTTTGTAAGTGCCGGAGGAAAAATTCTCTGCAATGGAAAACGAGGCCAAATCGTAGGTGGAACAGTTCGGGCTTCTGAGTTGATCGCTGCCAGAAGTATCGGTTCTTCTGCAAACCCGGCGACTGAACTTGTTGTGGGGATTGATCCTAAGGTTCTAAAACAGATCGCTGATTATGAAGCGAAGATGCACGAAAGTCAGGCTAAACACGAACAAGTTTTCAAAAGTCTAAAAACTCTTCAGGCCAGAAAAGAATCTGATCCGGCTTCTTTTACGGAAGAACACGAGAATCAACTTTCTAAAATGCAGAAGGCAGTGGATAAACTCGATTCTAGAATCAAAGAGTTTGAAACGGAAATTAATAATCTTAAAAATTACATGGAAGAAAAGTCGTCTCACGGTAAGATCAGTATCGAAAAAGTTCTTTATGGTGGAGTGACTATGAGAATCCGAAACTCTGATTTTAAAACTAGAAACGAGATTAAGAACAAAACCTTTGTAGAAGAAAATGGAATGATTCGTCAAGTTCCTTACGAAGATCCTGAGCCGGACAAAAAAGACTGGAGAAAAAAACGAAATCGTGGTAATTAA
- the whiG gene encoding RNA polymerase sigma factor WhiG — translation MSKKYEKYNQQDETELWKSYRETKDQDIRSYLVEKYSPLVKHVAGRIAIGMPQNVEFDDLVSYGVFGLLDAIEKFDPERLIKFKTYAMTRIRGSIFDELRSIDWIPRSIRQKAKQLEQIIGMLENKEGQQVDDDAIAKELGISMEEYNSLLTKISGTSLVSLNDIWFLGDENDEVSFMETLESPMNMNPDTIIEKEEIKNVIVEAIKTLPEKEKKVIVLYYYEDLTLKEIGEVLEVTESRISQLHTRAVSRLRSKLGKVKSVISRK, via the coding sequence ATGTCCAAAAAATATGAGAAATATAACCAGCAGGATGAGACGGAACTATGGAAATCCTATCGAGAGACTAAAGATCAGGACATCCGCTCTTATCTCGTAGAAAAATATTCTCCGCTAGTCAAACACGTAGCAGGTAGAATTGCTATAGGCATGCCTCAAAACGTTGAATTCGACGATCTTGTATCCTATGGAGTTTTTGGCCTTTTGGATGCGATCGAAAAATTCGATCCGGAAAGACTGATTAAGTTCAAAACGTATGCAATGACTCGGATTCGAGGAAGTATCTTTGACGAATTACGTTCCATCGATTGGATTCCTAGATCTATCCGTCAAAAGGCAAAACAACTAGAACAAATCATAGGAATGCTGGAGAACAAAGAAGGCCAGCAAGTAGACGACGACGCGATTGCAAAAGAATTGGGAATTTCTATGGAAGAATACAATTCCCTTCTTACAAAAATTAGCGGAACCTCTCTTGTTTCGTTAAACGACATCTGGTTTTTAGGAGATGAAAACGACGAGGTTTCTTTTATGGAAACTTTAGAATCTCCTATGAATATGAATCCAGATACGATTATAGAAAAAGAAGAAATTAAGAACGTAATCGTAGAAGCGATCAAAACCCTTCCAGAAAAGGAAAAAAAAGTAATCGTATTATATTATTATGAAGATCTAACTTTAAAGGAAATCGGCGAGGTGCTGGAGGTTACGGAGTCTAGAATTTCTCAGTTACACACCAGAGCCGTTTCCAGATTGAGAAGTAAACTCGGTAAAGTAAAGTCCGTCATTTCTCGTAAGTAA
- a CDS encoding MinD/ParA family protein, producing the protein MDQAAHLRKLTEGNTSLKVLSSRKPTTKIVAIASGKGGVGKSTISVNLAISMARAGQKVLVFDGDLGLANVNVILGIIPKYNLYHVVKGHKSLKDIVIQTPEGVDIIAGASGYSQLANLNDTQRNSLIKGFSELDNYDIMIIDTGAGISSNVIGLTLPADDVIVITTPEPTAITDSYGLIKAIVSQSRDKNLKMVVNRVRSAIEGKKVADRVIDISGQFLEVKVENLGFIFQDEEVEKSIREQKPYIINSPKSKAAACLNRITYSLLNQDIEPLEDSGIGGFFKKFFNFMDVRDKEFDKNDEEE; encoded by the coding sequence ATGGATCAGGCGGCTCATTTACGGAAACTTACCGAGGGAAACACGAGTCTTAAAGTTCTGTCATCCAGAAAACCGACGACTAAGATCGTAGCGATCGCATCCGGGAAAGGGGGAGTGGGCAAAAGTACCATCTCCGTAAACCTGGCTATTTCTATGGCAAGGGCGGGACAAAAAGTACTCGTATTCGATGGGGATTTAGGACTTGCTAATGTAAATGTAATTTTAGGAATCATTCCTAAATACAATCTTTATCACGTAGTCAAAGGCCATAAAAGCCTGAAGGACATAGTCATTCAAACTCCGGAAGGAGTGGATATTATCGCGGGTGCTTCCGGATATTCCCAACTTGCAAACTTAAACGACACTCAAAGAAATTCTCTGATCAAGGGATTTTCCGAATTAGATAATTATGATATTATGATCATCGATACCGGTGCGGGAATCAGTTCTAACGTAATCGGACTGACACTGCCCGCGGACGACGTGATTGTAATTACAACACCGGAACCGACCGCAATCACTGATTCTTATGGACTCATCAAAGCGATTGTATCTCAAAGTAGGGATAAAAATCTCAAAATGGTGGTCAATCGGGTTCGAAGCGCAATCGAAGGTAAAAAAGTAGCGGATAGAGTCATCGATATTAGCGGACAATTTTTAGAAGTGAAGGTGGAAAATCTGGGATTCATCTTTCAGGATGAAGAGGTGGAAAAAAGTATTCGGGAACAAAAACCGTATATCATCAATTCACCTAAAAGTAAGGCGGCCGCTTGTTTAAATCGTATAACGTATTCACTTTTAAATCAGGATATAGAACCTTTGGAAGATTCAGGGATCGGAGGTTTTTTCAAAAAGTTTTTTAACTTTATGGACGTCCGAGACAAAGAATTCGACAAGAATGACGAAGAAGAATAG
- the flhF gene encoding flagellar biosynthesis protein FlhF, translating to MEFAKIRGKSYQDCLMEMKMKYGSEATVISQTVVTEGGVMGTGLLAKKMIEIQIGIPEKQASREKIERKLQDLKDLLKQKSYTSPERRKTLQTLKPLSKTLEEKEIAVEEEIEEIITEPDRVGLSFEKELLDKNSFSRRETSIVRKDSPLIRLGEKLVREGMSQSYVEEIISKVEERLSPLDQGRNHAVLERTIEILKERVSVDPDLFRGTGKNQRKVIFFVGPTGSGKTTSVAKLAAKYFLHRSKSVSLYTTDNYRIAAIEQLKRYADTMGMPFYPVKDIKKFKETLARDGSELILIDTAGYSHRNLEQLERMNSLLSCFGEKDSVENLLVLSSTSSYHHTSTVLKAYESLNYRRILLTKLDEADFLGGFLELADTYSKSFTYYSVGQEVPFDILSAEKNLMAECVVTPEKIAELRGEVFTVAGD from the coding sequence ATGGAATTTGCTAAAATTCGAGGCAAAAGTTATCAAGACTGTTTAATGGAAATGAAAATGAAATACGGTTCAGAGGCTACCGTAATTTCTCAAACGGTCGTAACCGAAGGTGGTGTGATGGGCACCGGACTTCTTGCAAAAAAAATGATCGAAATACAGATCGGAATTCCGGAAAAACAGGCGTCTCGAGAAAAGATAGAACGTAAACTTCAAGACTTAAAGGATCTTTTAAAGCAAAAATCTTATACTTCTCCGGAAAGAAGAAAAACTCTACAAACTTTAAAACCTCTTTCTAAAACTTTAGAAGAAAAAGAAATTGCAGTCGAAGAGGAAATCGAAGAAATCATTACTGAGCCGGACAGAGTGGGACTTTCTTTCGAAAAGGAACTTTTAGATAAAAATTCTTTTTCGAGAAGAGAAACTTCTATCGTTCGAAAGGATTCCCCTTTGATCCGATTGGGAGAAAAATTAGTTCGGGAAGGAATGAGTCAGTCCTATGTGGAAGAAATTATTTCTAAAGTAGAAGAAAGACTTTCGCCATTAGATCAAGGACGCAATCACGCCGTTTTAGAAAGGACGATTGAAATTTTAAAAGAAAGGGTGAGTGTGGACCCGGATCTTTTTCGGGGAACCGGAAAAAATCAAAGAAAAGTGATCTTTTTTGTAGGGCCTACCGGCTCCGGTAAAACTACAAGTGTGGCAAAACTTGCCGCAAAATATTTTTTACATAGAAGTAAATCGGTTTCTCTTTATACTACGGACAATTATAGAATTGCCGCCATCGAACAACTTAAACGTTATGCAGACACGATGGGAATGCCGTTTTATCCGGTTAAAGACATAAAAAAATTCAAGGAAACCCTGGCCCGAGATGGTTCAGAACTCATTCTAATCGATACCGCGGGATATAGTCATAGAAATTTAGAACAACTAGAAAGGATGAATAGTCTGCTTTCTTGTTTTGGAGAAAAAGATTCTGTGGAAAATCTACTTGTCCTTTCGTCCACTTCTTCCTACCATCATACGAGCACTGTATTGAAAGCCTATGAGTCTTTAAATTACCGAAGAATTCTCCTCACAAAACTAGATGAGGCGGATTTTTTAGGTGGTTTTCTCGAACTGGCCGATACATACTCTAAGAGTTTCACATACTACAGCGTAGGTCAGGAAGTTCCTTTTGACATACTTTCTGCCGAAAAAAATCTTATGGCTGAATGTGTGGTAACTCCGGAGAAAATTGCTGAGCTGAGAGGAGAGGTTTTCACCGTTGCAGGTGACTGA
- the flhA gene encoding flagellar biosynthesis protein FlhA: MEKKWWNQSDVILGIGAVAVVAMLVIPLPGFILDILIIVSLAIGLLVLLTSLSVNEPADFSIFPSLLLITTLYRLALNVSTTRQILSKGPAMNSHVIDAFGSFIIGSESGLSKYVVGFIIFIILVLVQILVITKGATRISEVAARFTLDALPGKQMAIDMELSSGNINEEEAKKRRKRIEAEVDFYGSMDGASKFVQGDVRAGLIITAINLLGGVIIGSSIRGESFTQAIETYGKFTIGDGLVSQIPALLTTVATGIIVTRSGSESDLATQFKSQLFSNSKVLYVVAGSLGFAAFIPGLPFIPLVLLSAGIAYLGYSLEQTVKEQLESIEKKEKESGQDRKPKDFYEELRTDPIEIEVGYHLIPLVDVSQGGALLDQISNLRKKFAQDNGVVIPPVRILDNLDLNPDTYSIKINGTEVGTSTVKPDKLMALNTSPGTAESISGEDFLEPSFGQRAKWISAEDKSDAEAKGYTVVDASTVVVTHLKELLATHASTLLGREEVKKLLDHYKTSYPTLIGELDADKPGNLGIIQQVLQNLLREGLGIRNLVPILESIANNLSKYQNPYILTELVRQSISRTVVRDYLSMDGKLRVITLESRILDRLNKSITQDRIENRDVLSLAPDFYRRLIDSVAELYRNFRTEGKFPIFVVNREVRLPFSYMLAKEFPPRNFGVLAYEEIHSSVDSVIEAELKLPQAQAAGVSEET, translated from the coding sequence ATGGAAAAGAAGTGGTGGAACCAGTCGGATGTAATTTTGGGAATTGGAGCTGTGGCAGTAGTGGCGATGCTCGTCATTCCTCTTCCCGGATTTATATTAGATATTTTGATTATTGTCAGTTTGGCGATCGGACTTTTAGTTCTTTTGACTTCTCTTTCTGTTAACGAACCTGCAGATTTTTCTATCTTTCCAAGCTTACTTTTGATTACTACTTTATACAGACTTGCGTTGAACGTATCTACGACGAGACAGATACTTTCCAAAGGACCCGCGATGAACAGTCATGTAATCGACGCTTTTGGATCGTTTATTATAGGGAGTGAGTCCGGGCTTTCTAAGTATGTGGTAGGTTTTATCATATTCATCATTTTAGTACTCGTTCAGATTTTAGTGATCACTAAAGGAGCGACTAGAATCTCGGAAGTTGCGGCTCGTTTTACTTTGGACGCCTTACCTGGAAAACAAATGGCGATCGATATGGAACTTTCTTCCGGAAACATCAACGAAGAAGAAGCCAAAAAAAGAAGAAAAAGAATCGAAGCCGAAGTGGATTTTTACGGATCGATGGATGGAGCGAGTAAGTTTGTACAGGGAGACGTTCGAGCCGGGCTGATTATCACCGCCATCAATCTGTTAGGTGGAGTAATTATTGGATCTTCAATTCGGGGAGAATCTTTTACACAAGCCATCGAAACTTACGGAAAGTTCACCATAGGAGACGGCCTCGTATCTCAGATTCCAGCGCTTTTAACGACTGTGGCGACAGGTATCATTGTAACTCGTTCCGGGTCTGAGTCTGATCTGGCGACTCAGTTTAAAAGTCAGTTATTTAGTAATTCAAAGGTTCTATATGTGGTTGCTGGAAGTTTAGGATTTGCCGCATTTATTCCGGGACTTCCATTTATTCCTTTGGTTCTGCTTTCTGCTGGAATCGCCTATTTAGGATATTCACTGGAACAAACCGTCAAAGAACAGCTCGAGTCGATTGAGAAAAAAGAAAAAGAATCCGGTCAAGATCGTAAACCGAAAGATTTTTATGAAGAACTAAGAACCGATCCGATCGAAATCGAAGTCGGTTATCATCTTATACCGTTAGTCGATGTTTCTCAAGGTGGAGCACTTTTAGATCAGATCAGTAATCTTAGAAAGAAGTTTGCGCAGGATAACGGCGTGGTCATTCCTCCCGTGAGAATATTAGATAATCTTGATTTAAATCCGGATACATATTCGATCAAAATTAACGGAACCGAAGTGGGGACTTCCACTGTAAAACCGGACAAATTGATGGCTCTCAATACTAGCCCCGGAACCGCGGAGTCTATTTCCGGAGAGGATTTTTTAGAACCTTCTTTTGGTCAAAGGGCAAAATGGATTTCTGCCGAAGACAAATCCGACGCGGAAGCGAAAGGTTACACCGTAGTAGACGCGTCCACGGTAGTAGTTACACACTTGAAAGAACTACTTGCGACACACGCGTCCACTTTACTAGGAAGGGAAGAAGTCAAAAAACTTCTGGATCATTACAAAACAAGTTATCCAACTCTGATCGGAGAATTGGACGCGGATAAACCGGGTAACTTAGGGATCATTCAACAAGTATTACAAAATCTTTTAAGAGAAGGACTTGGAATTAGAAACCTAGTTCCTATTTTAGAATCGATCGCGAACAATTTGTCTAAATATCAAAATCCGTACATACTCACAGAGCTTGTACGTCAGTCTATTTCAAGAACCGTAGTTCGGGATTATCTGTCCATGGACGGAAAGTTAAGAGTGATCACTCTCGAAAGTAGGATTTTAGATCGACTCAATAAATCCATTACTCAGGACAGAATCGAAAACAGAGACGTCCTGTCCCTTGCGCCAGATTTTTATAGAAGGTTGATTGATAGTGTCGCCGAACTTTATAGAAATTTCAGGACCGAAGGAAAGTTTCCTATTTTTGTAGTAAATCGAGAAGTACGTTTACCTTTTTCGTATATGCTTGCAAAGGAATTTCCCCCTCGCAATTTCGGAGTTCTTGCCTACGAGGAAATTCATTCTTCCGTAGATTCTGTGATAGAGGCCGAACTCAAACTTCCGCAGGCACAGGCGGCTGGAGTTTCGGAAGAAACATGA
- a CDS encoding EscU/YscU/HrcU family type III secretion system export apparatus switch protein: MKEIIWLRTKKLTAVLIQNPEIFFVRVFYKCFFLVSWICKSGKNSFVKSVLDVSYRFSLFWKRFVEFFIFGKQYAIFSNFSTKCKSSYNFIGLQTLCEFPQFYKITNFVRVPTNFIRLQTLCEFPQFYKITNFVRVPTNFIRLQTLCEFPQFYKITNFVRVLTNLSDYKLCKSSHKFIGLQTLCEFPQFYKITNFVRVPTNLSDYKLCKSSHNLQNVVELESNSDRFSNLNVVSLQNKQEDFAIHPTSFTFGSLYYFNRCGQKSVSHSLWVVRWMLRRIKGFSSNIKELSFKEKFSGILLVGTFLFYKKIVKMVQDYTEPIDSKLIEFFNSNSFCYFLQFGFINSTIKIVQRICRFNIFPPNICSSTADFKIDLQLFAAEDEGRTEPGSERRRREEREKGNVPKSPELPAAVVLLAGVILVYLMGEYFFMRTYYILRKYIHGVGLKTDISSESVTELLKNASTDLFTLLWPLLGITLVGAIIGNVAQVGFIFTPRALSFNFSRIRPNFKKVLPTRQTLFNLGKSLAKVGLIAWVSYIVISKDFFPILLSGEMGLEQAVALVMNSSFKIFLIVGIILLAISIVDYLYQRYEYEESLKMTPSEAKREAKESDGDRSLQARRRQLARDMMNKRKMLAKVPEADVVITNPTHFAVALEYKPGIHKAPIVIAKGVDDFALLIIRIARENGVPTVEDRLQARGLYEEVELGAEVPQQFYRAIATILSRLESFRRAV, translated from the coding sequence ATGAAAGAGATAATTTGGTTGAGAACGAAAAAATTGACGGCTGTTTTAATACAAAACCCTGAGATATTTTTTGTAAGAGTTTTCTATAAGTGTTTTTTTCTGGTTTCTTGGATTTGTAAATCGGGTAAGAATTCTTTCGTAAAATCGGTGTTAGACGTATCTTATCGTTTTAGTCTTTTTTGGAAACGTTTTGTAGAGTTTTTTATCTTTGGGAAACAGTATGCTATATTTTCTAATTTTAGTACAAAATGTAAGAGTTCCTACAACTTTATCGGATTACAAACTTTGTGTGAGTTCCCACAATTTTACAAGATTACAAACTTTGTGAGAGTTCCCACAAATTTCATAAGACTACAAACCTTGTGTGAGTTCCCACAATTTTACAAGATTACAAACTTTGTGAGAGTTCCCACAAATTTCATAAGACTACAAACCTTGTGTGAGTTCCCACAATTTTACAAGATTACAAACTTTGTAAGAGTTCTTACAAATTTATCGGATTACAAACTTTGTAAGAGTTCCCACAAATTTATCGGATTACAAACTTTGTGTGAGTTCCCACAATTTTACAAGATTACAAACTTTGTAAGAGTTCCCACAAATTTATCGGATTACAAACTTTGTAAGAGTTCCCACAATTTACAGAACGTAGTAGAACTAGAATCGAATAGTGATCGCTTTTCTAATCTAAATGTTGTTTCCTTACAAAATAAACAAGAAGATTTTGCAATACATCCTACATCATTTACTTTCGGTTCCCTTTATTATTTTAATCGATGTGGACAAAAATCAGTATCTCACTCTCTATGGGTCGTTCGATGGATGCTGAGAAGAATCAAGGGATTTTCTTCTAACATAAAAGAACTTTCTTTTAAAGAGAAATTTTCAGGGATCCTTTTGGTCGGAACTTTTTTATTCTATAAAAAAATTGTAAAAATGGTTCAAGATTATACGGAACCAATTGATTCCAAATTAATCGAGTTTTTTAATTCTAATTCGTTTTGTTACTTTTTGCAGTTTGGTTTTATAAATTCAACGATTAAGATCGTTCAACGTATCTGCCGATTTAATATTTTCCCGCCTAATATATGTTCATCGACCGCTGATTTCAAAATAGATCTGCAGTTATTTGCCGCTGAAGACGAGGGTAGAACAGAACCCGGGTCGGAAAGAAGAAGAAGGGAAGAAAGAGAAAAAGGAAACGTCCCTAAGTCTCCTGAACTTCCTGCGGCGGTAGTGTTGCTTGCTGGAGTCATTTTAGTGTATCTTATGGGAGAATATTTTTTCATGAGAACATATTACATTTTACGCAAATACATTCACGGAGTAGGTCTTAAAACCGATATAAGTTCCGAGTCCGTGACAGAACTTTTAAAAAATGCTTCCACGGATTTATTTACTCTTCTTTGGCCCTTGCTTGGGATCACGTTAGTGGGTGCAATCATCGGAAACGTAGCACAGGTAGGTTTTATATTTACACCTCGTGCATTAAGTTTTAACTTCAGTAGGATCAGACCTAACTTTAAGAAAGTATTACCTACACGTCAGACACTTTTTAACCTAGGAAAGTCTCTTGCAAAAGTAGGACTGATCGCTTGGGTTTCTTATATTGTTATCAGTAAGGATTTTTTTCCGATTCTTCTTTCGGGAGAAATGGGACTGGAGCAAGCGGTCGCGCTTGTAATGAACAGTTCTTTTAAGATATTTTTAATTGTTGGGATCATACTACTCGCGATCAGTATCGTGGATTATTTATATCAAAGATACGAATATGAAGAATCTTTAAAGATGACTCCATCCGAAGCAAAAAGAGAGGCCAAGGAATCCGACGGGGACAGATCTCTCCAAGCAAGGAGAAGACAACTCGCTCGAGACATGATGAATAAAAGGAAGATGTTAGCCAAAGTTCCAGAAGCGGACGTGGTGATTACAAATCCTACCCATTTTGCTGTGGCTTTAGAATACAAACCTGGAATCCATAAGGCTCCGATTGTGATTGCAAAAGGAGTGGATGATTTTGCTCTGCTGATCATTCGAATTGCAAGAGAAAACGGAGTGCCCACCGTGGAAGATCGTCTTCAAGCAAGAGGGCTTTATGAGGAAGTGGAACTAGGCGCGGAAGTTCCTCAACAATTCTATCGCGCGATTGCGACCATTCTCTCTCGTTTGGAATCCTTCCGGAGAGCCGTGTAA